The genomic segment GCGGCCGGCCGCGGGCGACGCAGGCCACGGGCCGCCAGTCCAGCAGGTCGCGGGAGCGCTCCAGCCAGATCTCGCTGCCGCTGGGTGGGTCGCCGGGCGAGGCGGCGGGCAGGTTGGGGCGGGTGAGGCGCAGGGCATCGCCCTGGAAGCGGCGGGGGAAGAGCACGCCGTTGCGCTCGCCGCGCTGGCCGGCCAGGCCCAGCCACTCGAGGGGGCCGAAGTCGGGCCAACGGCCCACAAGCAGTCGGCAGCCCTCGTCCAGGTCGGCGGCGGCCAGCACATGGCAGACGCCATCGAGCAGGGTCAGGCGGGCGTCGTAGACATGGTGCAGTCGGTGTCCGGGCAAGCAGCCGGGAGGGGGAACCAGGTCGCGGCCCTCCACCTGGATGGACCCATCGTCGGCGCGACGCGCCGGAAGCAGGTGGCTGCCCCGCCCGCGATCCTGGACACGCAGCAGCAGATGGTCGAAGCGGCCAAGGCGGAGGGCGCCGGGGTTGAACACGCCGCTGACATCCGCCAGGTCGGGTTGAAAGGGAGGAATGTCGTTGCGCGTGATGATCGGTTGGGGCAAGCGGCGAAGACCCGTCGACATGATGGTCGTGCTTCCTGCGCTGGATGAGACCAAGCGGCGACGCCTCCCGGGGTCGGCCGCACACGGTCACAAGGTAGGGTTAGGATCAGGATTGCCGGAGCGGGTCAGGGGCGCAGGTGCAGCTCGCAGACCTTGCGGAAGTGGTGGCCGTAGATGGCCAGGGTGACGGCCATCTGCAGGGCGCGTGGCCGGTGCAAGAGCGTCCATTGCAGCAGGCGCCAGTACTGGAAGCGCTCCCGCCCCAGCACGCCCAGCCGCCACATGCTGCGCAGCAAGGCCGCCAGCCGGTCCCGGTCGAGGGGCGCCCTCACGCCGGCCGGTCGGTACTCGCGGAGGAAGGTGCGGATGCGGGCGTAGTAGGCGGATGGCGAGTAGAGATGCCCCATCAGCGCCCGATAGCCCTCGCGCAGGGAGTCCAGATTCATGGAGGGGATGATGTTGGTCAGGCCGTCCGCGTTGTCCCCCCATTCCTGGGCCGTGATCCGTCCCGCCTCCCGCAGACGTTGGAAGAGGCGCGTGCCGGGGGGCGCCTGCAACAGGCCCACCATGGCCGTGACGATGCCGCTCTGCTGGATGAGATCGATTTGGCGCTGGAAGACGCGCGGTGTGTCGTGGTCGAAGCCGACGATGAATCCTCCCTGGACCTGCAGGCCGGCCCGCTGGATGCGGCGCGTGTCCGCCACGAGGTCGCGCCCCAGGTTCTGCCTCTTGCGGCATTCGGCCAGACTGGCCTCCTCCGGCGTCTCGATCCCGATGAAGACCGTGTCGAATCCCGCCCGCACCATCATGGCCATCAGCTCCGCCTCGTCGGACAGGTTGATGCTGACCTGCGTGTTGAAGGGCATGCCCCGCCGACCCTTTCGCCAGTCGATGAGGGCGGGCAGCAGGTCCGTCGCCAGGCGGCGACGGTCGCCGATGAAGTTGTCGTCCACGAAGAAGACGCCCTTGCGCCAGCCCCTGTCCCACAGATCGTTCAACTCGCGCACCACCTGTTCCGACGACTTCTGGCGCGGCCGCCGGCCCAGCAGGGCCGTGACGTTGCAGAAGTCGCAGTCGAAGGGACAGCCCCGCGAGTATTGCAGGGCGGCCGTCATGTAGTGCTGCAGACCGGCCATTTCCCAAAGGGGCATGGGCGAACGGGACAGGTCGGCGTGACCCTCAGGGTGGTAGAGCCGGGCGGGACGGCCGGCGGCCAGGTCGGCCAGGAAGAGCGGCAGGGCCAGTTCCGCCTCGCCCAGCACCAGGTGGTCCACCTGGGGGAACAGCTCGGGCTCCACGGTGAAGAGCGGGCCGCCCGCCACCACGGGCAGGCCGGCCACCTGGCAGCGGCGGATCGCCTCTTCGGCGGAGGCGCGCTGCACGGACATGCCGCCGATGAAGACCATCTCCGCCCAGGCCAGATCCGCCTCCTCCAGCCGTCGCACGTTCAGGTCGACCATTCGCTTGGGCCAGTCGCCGGGCAGGATGGCCGCCATGGTGAGAAGACCCAGAGGCGGCAGGGCGGCCTGGCGGCGGGTGAAGGTGAGGGCGTGGCGGAAGCTCCAGAAAGTGTCCGGAAACTCGGGGTTGATGAGCAGGCAGCGCATGGAACATCCTCCTGGGCCGACCCGCCACGCACGGCGCGCGGCGAACCGGACGGCCCGGCACACGGACCAGCGCCTCAATCCTGGGGAACACACAGGGGATTCAACAGGGAGAGGAGTTGTCGCGGCAACAAGATGATTGCGACCGTTTCATTTAACTATGATTTTTTTCTATTCGGCAATAATATGAGCAGGTAGGGACTGGATGTTTCAGCCCGCCGGTGGCGCCCCCCTGCCCAGGGCACGGGATGCCACCTGGAGCCGAGGACGCTGTCGAAAACCTGCTGCCGGGTTTCACAAGCGGAGGTCGCCATGGATCGACACCCCTGCGCCTTGTTCCGTCCCATTCCGCTGGCATGGGCGGTCCTCCTGCTCCTGCTGGCGGCCACCCCTGCCGCCGGCTTGCGCGTCGTGACCTACAATATCCAGGGGATGCGCCCGGACAGCAACTGGCAGGTTCGCATGTACTTCATCGTGCAGCGGCTGATCGAGCTGGATCCTGACATCATCTGCCTGCAGGAGGTGTGCGAGACCCTGGGCGGCGGCGGGGCGGACAATCAGGCCCGCACCATCGCCACGGCACTGGGCAGCCACTTCGGGCAGGAGTACACCTGGTCCTTCTGCCAGACCCACATCGGATGGGACCAGTTCAACGAAGGGGTCGGCCTGGTGAGCCGCCACCCGGTCCTCGCCAGCGCCTGCCGCCAGCTGCCCACCGGCACTTTCCCGCGCAAGGTGGCCTGGCATCGTGTCCAGACACCGCTGGGCGAGGTGCAGGTCCTCTCCACCCACCTGGAGCACAACGACGCCCAAAGCGCCGTGCGCCTGCAACAGGCGATCCAGGCGCGCAACTACGCCCTTGAGAAACTGGCGGCCCACCCTGGCAGCGTCGCCATCCTGGGCGGCGACTTCAACGCCACGCCCCAAAGCGCGCCGGTCCTGGCCTTCACGGCGGCCGGCCCCGACAGTTCCTTCAGCGATGCCTGGGCCGGGCTGCACCCGGGCGAGGACGGCTTCACCATGCCGGCGGGCGCGCCGACGGCGCGCATCGACTACCTCTTCTCCCGCGGCGGGGACCAAGCCCTGTCGCCGGACAGCTGCCGCCTGGTGTTCACCGCGACCTACGACGCCAGCCATTATCCCAGCGACCATTACGGCGTGCTCGCCGTGTATGACCTGGAGCTCGCCGTGCCGGGAGGCGACAGGCCGCGTCCGGAGGTTCCCCGCCTGCTCCCGCCGCATCCAAACCCATTCAACCCCTCGACCAGCCTGGAACTGGAGCTGCCCGCACCCACATCCGCCGTGCGCCTGGCCGTCGTCGACCTGCGTGGCCGCGAGCTTGCCCTCCTCCACGATGGCCCGCTGGCCGCCGGACGGCACATTTTCT from the bacterium genome contains:
- a CDS encoding DUF4070 domain-containing protein produces the protein MRCLLINPEFPDTFWSFRHALTFTRRQAALPPLGLLTMAAILPGDWPKRMVDLNVRRLEEADLAWAEMVFIGGMSVQRASAEEAIRRCQVAGLPVVAGGPLFTVEPELFPQVDHLVLGEAELALPLFLADLAAGRPARLYHPEGHADLSRSPMPLWEMAGLQHYMTAALQYSRGCPFDCDFCNVTALLGRRPRQKSSEQVVRELNDLWDRGWRKGVFFVDDNFIGDRRRLATDLLPALIDWRKGRRGMPFNTQVSINLSDEAELMAMMVRAGFDTVFIGIETPEEASLAECRKRQNLGRDLVADTRRIQRAGLQVQGGFIVGFDHDTPRVFQRQIDLIQQSGIVTAMVGLLQAPPGTRLFQRLREAGRITAQEWGDNADGLTNIIPSMNLDSLREGYRALMGHLYSPSAYYARIRTFLREYRPAGVRAPLDRDRLAALLRSMWRLGVLGRERFQYWRLLQWTLLHRPRALQMAVTLAIYGHHFRKVCELHLRP
- a CDS encoding endonuclease/exonuclease/phosphatase family protein, producing the protein MDRHPCALFRPIPLAWAVLLLLLAATPAAGLRVVTYNIQGMRPDSNWQVRMYFIVQRLIELDPDIICLQEVCETLGGGGADNQARTIATALGSHFGQEYTWSFCQTHIGWDQFNEGVGLVSRHPVLASACRQLPTGTFPRKVAWHRVQTPLGEVQVLSTHLEHNDAQSAVRLQQAIQARNYALEKLAAHPGSVAILGGDFNATPQSAPVLAFTAAGPDSSFSDAWAGLHPGEDGFTMPAGAPTARIDYLFSRGGDQALSPDSCRLVFTATYDASHYPSDHYGVLAVYDLELAVPGGDRPRPEVPRLLPPHPNPFNPSTSLELELPAPTSAVRLAVVDLRGRELALLHDGPLAAGRHIFSWRPDGAAAGLYLAVLRQRDRSETARLLYLP